A region from the Deltaproteobacteria bacterium genome encodes:
- a CDS encoding tyrosine-type recombinase/integrase, producing MKQLLRVRELRLRDSKSGARLVPLSRAAGRVLEEVPRIAGNPWVIPDTKRGRHLADLNHYWERVREEAELPEVRLHDLRHSFASRALALGESLSMIGKLLGHNKIDTTSLYAQLARDSIKASSTRVADSIGADVLGGGGGRAPA from the coding sequence TTGAAACAGCTTCTGCGGGTCCGGGAGCTTCGGCTGCGGGACTCGAAGAGCGGGGCGCGGCTGGTGCCGCTGTCGCGCGCGGCGGGGCGGGTGCTTGAAGAGGTGCCTCGGATCGCCGGGAATCCGTGGGTGATCCCGGACACGAAGCGGGGTCGTCATCTGGCGGACCTGAACCACTACTGGGAGCGGGTGCGGGAGGAGGCGGAGCTTCCGGAGGTGCGTCTCCACGACCTGCGCCATTCCTTTGCCAGCAGGGCGTTGGCGCTGGGGGAGAGCCTGTCGATGATCGGGAAGTTGTTGGGCCACAACAAGATCGACACGACGTCGCTCTACGCGCAGCTGGCGCGGGATTCGATCAAGGCGTCGTCGACGCGGGTGGCGGACAGCATCGGGGCGGACGTTCTCGGCGGTGGCGGGGGAAGGGCGCCTGCATGA